In the genome of Tamandua tetradactyla isolate mTamTet1 unplaced genomic scaffold, mTamTet1.pri scaffold_73_ctg1, whole genome shotgun sequence, one region contains:
- the LOC143673271 gene encoding syntaxin-binding protein 5-like isoform X7 translates to MRKFNIRKGLDCLNAGSSLAAPPPPLSAPPSNQEPEIAETLQARTSSSARKCMGQESNLGLPHGIFALTELERSNLGNSND, encoded by the exons ATGAGGAAATTCAACATCAGGAAAGGGCTGGACTGCCTGAACGCCGGATCGTCTTTGGctgcgccgccgccgccgctgtcCGCGCCACCCAGCAACCAAGAGCCGGAGATTGCTGAGACGCTGCAGGCGAGAACTTCCAGCTCTGCAAG aaagtgcatgggccaggaatcgaatctgggtctccctcatg GGATCTTCGCTTTAACAGAATTAGAGAGATCCAACCTGGGAAATTCAAATGACTGA